The genomic region CATCTTTCGCCCGATCGCTCGCCACCCGGATGCGCTGGATGCAGAAGGTGCATTTTTCCATGACGCCGTCCACCCGGATGCGGACATCGGGGTTATGCTGGAGCTCCAGCGGCGATTCCCACATCTTGTAGTGCTCGTACCAGTTGAAGTAGCGAACTTTGTAAGGACAGTTGTTCGAGCAGTACCGGGTGCCCACGCACCGGTCGTACACCATGACATTCAGTCCCTGCTGATTGTGGTTCGTCGCGTAGACGGGACACACCGGCTCGCACGGGGCGTTTTCGCAGTGTTGGCACATCATCACCAGGAACAGCGCGCCCGGGCCCTGTCCGGTCAACCGATCCTGCTCATCCGGCCAGTATCGCTCCACGCGGATCCAGGAGAAGTTTCTTCGCTTGGCGCAGCTCTCCTCCCCCACCACCGGGATGTTGTTTTCGGAGCTGCAGGCCACCATGCAGGCGCCGCAGCCCGTGCACTTGTCGAGATCGACGGTCATGCCCCATTTGACGGCTTCGCCGTGAAGCGGCTTTGGCGCAGCGTGATGATGGCTGATCGCCTGGAGTTTTTCAGCGGAAATGGTCTGGAGGACCTCCGTGCCCATGAGTTGGGGGCTCCCTTGGGAACGAACGATCCGACCGCGGCGACCCGTCGGCGAGATTTTCACGGCGGTTGCGGCCAGCGCCAGCGCGCCCGACTCCGCATCCGCCTTCAGTGAAAGGATCTGGATGGGATTGGCTCCGCGCCCGCGCGCATATCGGCCCAACGCCTGGTGGCCCTGCCCAATCGGGAAGGCCACCGTATCCCGGCGAATTCCCGGATACGCAAGCACCGGTCCCTCGATGGCGCCTTCAACCGATTCGACGCGAACGATATCTCCCTCCCGGAGGCCCAGCTTGGCGACCGTATCGGGATGGAGTTCCACCCAAGAGCCCCACACGACCGTCGTCAGCGGATCGGCGAGCTCCTGGAGCCAAGGCAGGTTGGCGTGGCGGCCATCGTAAAACTTCGTGGAGGCGTACGGATAAAATGCAAATGGAAATTCGGGGGACGATCCCTCGGTCCTGATTGCGGCAACGCCGATGTCCTTCGCGGCTTGGAGCCATTTGGACTCGGAAGGAGCCGCTTTCTTGTCGCTCGAAGACGCCTGCCACCATCCGCCTTGAGCGACGGCCTCCGTCCATGCTGCATCCACATCCCCTTTCTTGTTCATTCCCTTGTAGAGCTTCTTCCATGCGTCTCGGATGAAGGCCTCCGAGGAGTCCGCCGGTTTCTTGAAGCCGAGTTCGCCCATCAGTCCGAGAAGAACATCTTCGGGCTGGCGCAGTTCCGGCGACGGCTGGATGACAGGCCGGGCCAGGTTCATGACCGTGGAGCCCACCGGTGCGGCCGGAACGGAATCCCACCAGCTCTCGAGATGAGTCGTCATCGGAAGGACCACATGGCAAAGCTCGGCGGTTTCGGACATGAAGTGGCCGAAAAACACTCTCAGGTCCGCCTTTTCCAACGCTTTCGCGAATCCCAGCCGCTCGGGCAGCGTGAAAACAGGGTTGGTGTCGATGAAGAGCACCACGCGGGCTTGCCCGCTCTCGAGGGAATCTTTCAGGCGTGAGAGGGAGGCCAGATCGGTGAGCGTTGGCAGAAGCTCCGAGGGAAGAGGCGCGTCGCCCTTTCCACTTCGCTCCAAGGACGATGAGTCGAAGGCCCATGGATTCTTGGCATCGAATCGGACGCTCTCGCCCAAGTTCCCGGTCAGCCAATTGAGAAGTTGCGCCGCCATGGCAAGCGCGGTTGAATTCGTGGATGCATTTGAGCCGGCGATGACGCAGGCCGGTTTCACCCGCGCCAAGTCGCGGGCGGTGGTCACGATCAGCTCTTGGGAGACGCCGCTCATTTCGGCCACGCGCTCCGGCGAGAATCCGGACAGCACGGCCTTCCACGCCTCGGAGTCCACGCTTGTCTGATTCAGGCCCTCTCCGACGATGACGTGGGCCATTGCAAGGGCCACGGCCACCTCGGTGCCCGGTTTCGGCGCAATCCACGTGTCGGCATTGGCGGCGGTGAGCGACATGCGCGGCTCAACGTGGACCAGGCGCCCGCGGGCGTCACGCCCCGTTTTCCCCTGACGGAATTCACCGTAGGCATGGGTGTAGTGCACCGGGGAGAGCCACGTGCCCAGGAGATCCGCGCCGAAGGAGAGAACAAAATTGGACTCGGCCAGGTTGTAGACCGGGAGATCCGACCGATCGAACAGCATCTGATTTGCCTTGCGGAGCGGTTCAGCCGAGAGAAGCTCATGTACAACGAGGTGATCTGCGCCGGCGCCGAACTCCTTCAGGAACGCCTGAAGCAGCGTCTTTCGCGCACCCGACACGTGGGAAGTAACAATGTAGATCCGCTCGGACTCGCCCCTCTCTTTGAGGGTCTTCAGATGCCCGGCGACGGTTTTCAAGGCCTCGTCCCACGTGATCTTTTCGAGGTTGCCGGTCCCGTTCTTCTGGAGCGGTGCACGCAGGCGGTCCGGATTGTAGACGAGCTGAAGCCCGGCCTGACCCCGGGCGCAGACTCTGCCGTGGCTGACCGGATGGAGAGGATTGCCCTCGATTTTCTTGGCGTTCCCTTCAAAAACCCTCACCTGGATGCCGCAGCCCGCGGAGCACATATGGCAAGTCGTGTTGATCCACCGGCTCTGGTCTGGGAGGTAGTCGGCCGGATAAGCGATGGGCGAGACGAACTTCTTTTCGGTTTTGACGCAGGCGGTGACGGCGGCCGCGGTGGCGGCAACTTTCAGGAAATCGCGGCGATCCATCCCGGCTTCGGCGGCGTGAGTCGGCCGCGCCGGACTCCTGTCCTCTTGCGGCACTTCCTCCCTCCTGGAGCTCGTGAGGCGTGAGTCGTGAGTAGGATCGCTTGGGTTGGCACACGAAGCCTTCCCACCCCCGCACGCGCAGGTGGATTCTGATGGGATTTTCACCTCAGGACTCATCACTTCCTACTTGTGGCACGTCCAGCAATCTTGCGAGCCGCCCT from Nitrospirota bacterium harbors:
- a CDS encoding molybdopterin-dependent oxidoreductase, producing MPQEDRSPARPTHAAEAGMDRRDFLKVAATAAAVTACVKTEKKFVSPIAYPADYLPDQSRWINTTCHMCSAGCGIQVRVFEGNAKKIEGNPLHPVSHGRVCARGQAGLQLVYNPDRLRAPLQKNGTGNLEKITWDEALKTVAGHLKTLKERGESERIYIVTSHVSGARKTLLQAFLKEFGAGADHLVVHELLSAEPLRKANQMLFDRSDLPVYNLAESNFVLSFGADLLGTWLSPVHYTHAYGEFRQGKTGRDARGRLVHVEPRMSLTAANADTWIAPKPGTEVAVALAMAHVIVGEGLNQTSVDSEAWKAVLSGFSPERVAEMSGVSQELIVTTARDLARVKPACVIAGSNASTNSTALAMAAQLLNWLTGNLGESVRFDAKNPWAFDSSSLERSGKGDAPLPSELLPTLTDLASLSRLKDSLESGQARVVLFIDTNPVFTLPERLGFAKALEKADLRVFFGHFMSETAELCHVVLPMTTHLESWWDSVPAAPVGSTVMNLARPVIQPSPELRQPEDVLLGLMGELGFKKPADSSEAFIRDAWKKLYKGMNKKGDVDAAWTEAVAQGGWWQASSSDKKAAPSESKWLQAAKDIGVAAIRTEGSSPEFPFAFYPYASTKFYDGRHANLPWLQELADPLTTVVWGSWVELHPDTVAKLGLREGDIVRVESVEGAIEGPVLAYPGIRRDTVAFPIGQGHQALGRYARGRGANPIQILSLKADAESGALALAATAVKISPTGRRGRIVRSQGSPQLMGTEVLQTISAEKLQAISHHHAAPKPLHGEAVKWGMTVDLDKCTGCGACMVACSSENNIPVVGEESCAKRRNFSWIRVERYWPDEQDRLTGQGPGALFLVMMCQHCENAPCEPVCPVYATNHNQQGLNVMVYDRCVGTRYCSNNCPYKVRYFNWYEHYKMWESPLELQHNPDVRIRVDGVMEKCTFCIQRIRVASDRAKDEGRRPVRDGEVVTACQQTCPADAIVFGNLMDPAAQVTQRAQDPRGYGVLEELNVAPSVTYLKKVTV